In Amphiura filiformis chromosome 2, Afil_fr2py, whole genome shotgun sequence, one DNA window encodes the following:
- the LOC140146305 gene encoding kelch-like protein 28 gives MAQCRNGCKAALLNGALYVVGGHDGFSYLDTVEAFHFQGNSWEVCAPMSIPRGFGCCTVIDGMLYVFGGTSGNANEDNMYHSEMERYDPRQNLWSKMAPMHDARAYFASVVLNNCIYAIGGFNGRWLNTVEKYDPQTNRWQYVRELSIPRSSFSATVHDGYVYVAGGFTGKANVNTVERYDPCRDRWGTACGMPMNRYGLQLVNVQIPCRK, from the exons ATGGCTCAATGTCGCAACGGATGCAAGGCTGCCCTCCTAAATGGCGCCCTCTATGTGGTTGGTGGCCATGATGGATTCAGTTACCTGGATACGGTTGAGGCATTTCACTTCCAAGGCAATTCTTGGGAGGTTTGCGCACCCATGTCAATACCTCGTGGATTTGGATGCTGTACTGTGATTGATGGAATGCTTTATGTTTTTGGTGGCACAA GTGGAAATGCGAATGAAGACAATATGTACCACTCCGAAATGGAAAGATACGACCCACGTCAAAACCTATggtccaagatggcccccatgcACGATGCAAGGGCGTACTTTGCCTCCGTAGTTCTCAACAACTGCATCTACGCAATAGGCGGTTTTAACGGTAGGTGGTTGAACACTGTCGAGAAATATGACCCGCAAACTAACAGGTGGCAATACGTGAGGGAGCTGTCTATACCGAGGAGCAGTTTCTCAGCGACTGTACATGATGGGTATGTATATGTCGCAGGAGGGTTTACAGGTAAAGCCAATGTGAACACAGTAGAGAGGTATGATCCATGTAGGGACAGGTGGGGTACTGCCTGTGGCATGCCAATGAATCGATATGGGCTCCAACTTGTCAATGTGCAGATACCTTGTAGGAAATAG
- the LOC140141040 gene encoding kelch-like protein 20, whose translation MTDDKVLSVLHQDGCYPVSFLQTLYSFLQAEVLCDVTLQVRDEIIKAHRVVLAASSVYFKAMFGGNLSEKSQEVIAIHDVDPAALKAIIKYAYTSEIQVTESNVQSIMSCASMLQMTSIINACAEFLSSRLHPTNCIGIQQFAALYSCHDLETKATLYTQEHFKEVATLDEFLLLPQNVLVQLISADHLDVESEECVFAAIMRWVKFDKKNRFVFLVELLQHVRFHLLSTSFIQGQADLEPMLADFAVKCASCTTDNFWLNSDTTARYSTTEQVIFALGGESTGYPLTSVQCLLPQANMWQNTLPSFETSGYQESSGYQSSGYQQTVACMGTARTSFGAVAVGKYIYAAGKGNMAKFV comes from the exons ATGACAGATGACAAAGTGCTGAGTGTACTCCACCAAGATGGCTGTTATCCTGTGTCTTTTCTTCAGACATTGTACAGCTTTTTGCAGGCAGAGGTGTTATGTGACGTCACACTACAAGTACGAGATGAAATAATAAAAGCTCATAG AGTTGTATTAGCTGCCAGTAGTGTGTATTTCAAGGCCATGTTTGGTGGAAATTTATCGGAGAAATCACAAGAAGTTATAGCTATACATGATGTTGACCCTGCCGCTTTGAAAGCAATTATTAAATATGCATATACATCTGAGATACAG GTTACTGAATCAAATGTCCAGAGTATTATGTCCTGTGCCAGTATGCTACAAATGACCAGTATTATCAATGCCTGTGCTGAATTTTTATCATCAAGGCTTCACCCTACTAACTGTATAG GTATTCAACAGTTTGCagctttgtattcatgtcatgatCTAGAGACTAAAGCCACACTTTACACTCAGGAACACTTCAAAGAAGTGGCTACACTAGATGAATTCCTACTCCTACCTCAAAATGTGCTTGTCCAGCTCATTTCTGCCGATCATTTAGATGTGGAGTCGGAGGAATGCGTTTTCGCTGCTATCATGCGCTGGGTCAAGTTTGATAAAAAGAATCGTTTTGTGTTTCTTGTAGAGTTGCTGCAACATGTTAG GTTTCATTTGCTGTCCACAAGCTTCATACAAGGACAGGCTGACCTGGAGCCAATGCTAGCAGACTTTGCTGTCAAATGTGCTAGTTGTACTACAGATAACTTTTGGCTGAACTCTGACACTACTGCAAGATATTCTACAACTGAACAG GTTATATTTGCCCTTGGTGGTGAGAGCACAGGTTATCCTCTAACCAGTGTGCAATGTCTCTTGCCACAAGCCAATATGTGGCAGAATACTCTACCATCCTTTGAAACCTCTGGATACCAGGAATCTTCTGGATACCAGTCCTCTGGATACCAGCAGACTGTGGCATGTATGGGAACTGCTAGGACATCATTTGGAGCTGTGGCTGTTGGCAAATATATCTATGCTGCTGGTAAGggcaatatggccaaatttgtttga
- the LOC140141051 gene encoding F-box only protein 39-like, producing MDIPLIGEVLQIEDAEPEEAGPSYAVDVPSIEEESGGPNWGSLPDIAVTQIASYLLPWEKGRMGVTCQNWNRIIMSTPHLWRSAEMRFRGNFNDFEHVIYTRSVGRYLKNLYIYGGVRICRRPTRFQRTFTAMLHNLYRQGPVQLKEFSITELQFQHQFRNGISGSGSHARSGIIRSLNRFLRFQTQLERLDLSYATLTLNEGVSLIRSAGDRSSHKLKFLFLDDYFERDAPVAVGSEFANTIGRFQALVDLTLNYGFVTDLLLTKLGDSCRKSLEYIHIRTHRCDSYQHAVDSSCWHGIRQNIPGLRVKFTMNGVLKINDIQRLLVTSMPLESVHIYGHNDDGYHPDRTAKHLARHYHDTLRKVVIDVGPVYRSYSRGLISLVTESKLLRYLEIHGRVAWTTLREIFEHIDEEYLKKNLVPSLTKFHTVLTCFAPQEEPEAEVLVMEEFRPRFTQHNLDYEVTVDPIYPVPLLGPNPHLMAVFW from the exons ATGGACATCCCACTCATTGGGGAGGTGCTACAGATAGAAGATGCCGAGCCTGAAGAAGCAGGACCATCATATGCAGTTGACGTGCCTTCAAT cGAAGAAGAATCCGGCGGCCCAAATTGGGGTTCTTTACCCGACATTGCAGTCACACAAATAGCCTCTTATTTATTGCCATGGGAGAAAGGCAGAATGGGGGTAACATGCCAGAATTGGAATCGCATCATCATGTCAACGCCTCATTTATGGCGTTCAGCCGAAATGAGATTCCGTGGAAATTTCAACGATTTTGAGCACGTGATATATACCAGGAGCGTCGGAAGATACCTGAAGAATTTGTACATCTATGGAGGGGTAAGAATATGTCGAAGACCAACTCGATTCCAACGTACATTTACTGCAATGCTGCACAATCTGTACCGCCAAGGTCCTGTCCAACTGAAAGAGTTTTCGATAACCGAGCTTCAATTTCAGCATCAATTTCGTAACGGCATCTCCGGAAGCGGTAGTCATGCTAGAAGTGGAATAATTCGCTCTCTGAACAGATTCCTTCGATTTCAGACACAGCTTGAACGTTTAGATTTAAGTTATGCTACACTGACTTTAAATGAAGGTGTTAGTCTTATTCGGTCAGCTGGAGATAGATCATCACATAAACTGAAGTTTTTGTTTCTTGATGACTACTTCGAAAGAGATGCGCCGGTTGCTGTCGGCAGTGAGTTCGCCAATACTATTGGTCGCTTTCAAGCACTTGTCGATCTGACTTTGAATTATGGATTTGTGACAGATCTTCTATTAACAAAACTAGGGGACAGTTGCAGGAAAAGTTTAGAATACATCCACATACGAACGCACCGGTGTGATTCGTACCAGCATGCAGTGGATTCGTCCTGCTGGCATGGAATACGTCAAAATATTCCTGGCCTTCGTGTTAAGTTCACTATGAACGGTGTCTTGAAAATCAACGACATACAGCGGCTTCTTGTGACGAGCATGCCGTTGGAATCCGTTCATATTTACGGTCATAACGACGATGGTTATCACCCGGATCGAACCGCGAAACATCTGGCTCGACATTATCACGACACGTTACGGAAAGTCGTCATCGATGTAGGTCCCGTGTACCGATCATACAGCCGTGGGCTTATCAGTCTGGTGACGGAAAGCAAATTGCTTCGATATTTGGAGATCCATGGACGTGTAGCATGGACAACCTTACGGGAAATATTTGAACATATTGATGAAGAATACCTCAAGAAAAACTTGGTACCAAGTTTAACCAAATTTCACACCGTTCTAACGTGTTTTGCACCACAAGAAGAACCAGAAGCAGAGGTGTTGGTTATGGAAGAGTTCAGGCCAAGATTTACACAGCATAACCTAGATTATGAAGTCACAGTGGACCCGATATATCCCGTACCATTGTTGGGACCGAACCCACACCTTATGGCTGTGTTTTGGTAA